The DNA region ttatgtcaggtcttttttttttctacttaattttttaaaatatttataataaatagtttttctgcagatgagtagtatttatctttacagttgttttaagcattcattgaagttttttttggcaaaagaaaaaaggaggttactgcaaaaactgatttttcaagaattttttttggcgtcggggtcgttcgcgtccgagtatacccttaaaggggtgtccgaggagcgtacctatccagggttaaaaatgtATGGCATAAATCgtttaaatattaaaatatctatatGGTATATTACACGACTGTGAATTTACGACTCTAAAATACAAAGCaggtaaaaaagtaaatataaccAATTAaaaagttccaaaaaaaaaaagaattattcccAGAGGGCCATTTGACTTAGGGTATTTTCCCTACAGATCACTCAGAAATCCATATAAGACTTTCATATTATATGAGGATACCAAATATACATTGTAGAATACAATACAAGTAAAAAGTATATATGAgccaaaaaaaaaacagacgaaaaaaaagaattatttcgaGCCGGTCATTTGACATAGGGTATCTTTACTACGGCTCACTCAGAAATCAATGTAAATGCTCAAATTATATGTCGATACAAATAACCATTCTAAAGTACAAgccaggtaaaaatatacaaatatgaacAAGTAAAAGGTTCTAAAAAAGAACCAAAAACAAAAgtttcttccaagagggccatttGACATAAGGTATCTCACCTATAGCTCACTTAGAAATCCTTATAAGACCCTCAATTTATATCTGGGTACcaaatatacattctagaatacaagaaaagttaaaaaagagaaaatacaagcaatcaaatggttaaaaaaaaaaatccaagagggCCATTTGACATAGGATGTTTTCCCTACAGCTCACTCAGAAATCAATATATGGCCGTATATGTGGATACCAAATAAACATTTTAGAACACGATACAAGTAAAAAGTAGATATCATTAAGCGTTtaagatgctaaaaaaaaaaatcgtccgtGAGGGCCATTTGACATAGGGTATTTTCCCTATAGCtcactcagaaatcaatataaaCCCTCAACTTATATCTGGATACAAATATACATTGTATAATTCAAGAcgtgtaaaaaaaatttaaatatgagcAATTAAAACGttccaaaaaaataaacaaaagttctTTTCTGAGAGGACCATTTGACATACGGTATCTCACCTATAGCTCACTCAGAAATCATTTTTCCTATATCTCACTCAGAACTCAATATAAACCCTCAACTTATATTTGGACACAAATATACATTGTAGAATACAaggcaagtaaaaaaaaatgtatatatgagcAATTAAAACGTTCCGCCAccccaaaaaataaacaaatttttctTCCGAGAGGACCATTTTTCATAGGGTATTTCAACTATAGCTCACTCGGAAATCACTATAAGACactcaaattatatgtggatactaAATATACATTGCATAAAAAGTAAACTTAAGTAATTGCAATGTGTAAGAAAAATTGTCAAAATGTTCGTGTTCTTCCCTGGATTGTGAATGTAGCTCCTGAAATAACATTAAGAATGAAGATATGGAAACATTCATCTCGATTTTCAATACCCCTGTATCAAAATCACCAAATCTGTGGGGGGGGGGCGGTAAACAAACAACGAAATTAATGTGGCGAAAAagagcagtactttgaaaatgtgCGCTGTAAACCacctatatattaaaatatatctataatatcttATACGATTGTGAATTTAGACCCCTAGAATACGAAAGATGGCAATATAAAGTAAATAAGAGCaattaaaaggttaaaaaaaacaattctttcaAGAGAGCTATTCGACTTAGGGTATTCTATATATAGCCTAATCATAAAACAATAAaagaccctcaaattatatgtggataccaaatatacattctagaatacaagacaagtaaaataagtaaatatgaaaaattataaggtgtacaaaaaaaaatcttcctagGGTATTTCCCCTATAGCTCACTCAGAAATCAATATAGCAcattatatgtggataccaaataTACATTGCATAGAAAGTAATCTCAAATAATTGCAAGGTGTAAATATTAGTAAAAATGTTTGTGTTCCTACCTTAATTGTGATGGTATAGAGCTCTGGACATGTATATTTCTTTCATTGCCCACAAAACAACCTTGATATCTTGTTTGAGGAATGAGAACACATATGGCATAAGTTTCTCTTCTTCTGGCTAGCATCAGTGTCCATTCTAGCGCCACTATCTGATGCAATTTCTGGGCCCACATTAAATCCTGAGCCAATAGTTTACCTCAGCTCCTTCGGTAAAGTAATCAGATAATCAACCACCTGCAATCCAAATTCATGCCTCGTCAATGCCTTGGTTCCTGCTGCTTGGTCTTGGTGCAAGGTATATTCGTTGGTATATATCATGttcataatattaaagaaaaaccaCTCACACAATGACACAATGACCACATTCTGGTGCTTCTGATGCAGAAATTTTTAGCACATAAGTGGTCAAGGGTGTCTACAACTAACGTTTTCTATTATGGAAGGTTTGTGATAGATATAGCTTAAGAGCTGTACCCCTTTGGTCTTGCTAGATTTGTGGGAAATAAGGGTCACGTTCTTCTCATAGTGGTACATAGCCTCTCTCATTTCAGAGAGGGGCTTTGGGAGAGGCTTATCCTTTGTGGTCCCAACGAAGTCGAAACCTTTCTTCTTCAGAAAGTCAGCAGCCTACAGGGAGCTGAAACAGTTGTCTGTCGTCACCACTCGACCATGGAGTGTATACTGTATAGGACAGTCAATCCCATTACATAATACTCCCCATGATTTTTGTAGGTTAAAAGGTCCACAGTTCCCGTGCCCAGGTAAGGAATAGCATGGCAAAAAAACTTAGTGTCAGCAtcaaatatcaaaactattttcaTCCCATATATGAAGAACAAGAGACAAActagtaaaattataaaataatagaaaaaatatacactAGACTTCCAGGTAAATTACTGTAAGATAAATTACAGATAAATATGCAATGGAATAACTGGTATGTAAATGCGATTGCAAATAAATTAGATTACAAATAATAAATCATAActcaaaataagtatatataaacgagAAAGACAGGtaagtaaatcaataaaaaaacacAGACAAGTATGCAATGGAATGACAGGTAAGTAATTGTGATTGCACTTAAattagataatgaataataattgagAAATTTAAACAAGTACATATAAACTAGGATGATAGGTGAGTAAATCGACAAAATAATAAGTAAgtaaatatgcaattatatatCTTGAGAAAATccaggataataatagtaataacataacaatattaaaacaacagCAACACTAACACCAGAAATACTAAATTAGCAGGGTTATTGGGATGTACATCTTGAAAGGGGTTTTTCCATGGAATGGTACTAATTGTTCATCGATGGTAAGATGAGGGCTGGGCACATAAACATTCTTGCAGGCATCAACAAAGTTTCCCAACAGGCTCCTGATAGGTGCCAGCTTGTCCACTAGCATCCTTTGTGTTCACGTCTGAGAGTGGTCAAACCTGAGGACCCTCATCAGGAAGGAAAATCTTACATTACTCATTGTGCTTCTGTAAAGCGAACATCCTTCAAATAAGACAAACATTTTGGCAACAGACATATAACTGTCATTCTTGAGACCGGTCATTATATGGATGCCAATCAGAGTCTTTCATTCACTGAAGCTGGTATCCTCTGTAGTGGCTTTTTGAGCTTTATATTTGGCACTATAAGACAAAATCTTGTCATTTGTGTAAGCAACCATTGTGGCAAACTCCTCATCTGGAATAAAGTATTCAAAACGATCACATGAATTTCTAAATTCATTGGCTCCCTCTCTCAACGCCCCTGTGGGCTGCAAACTCTCTGAAGAAGAAAGGTCTCGACTTTCTTGGGGCCACAAAGAATGGGCCTCTCCCAAAGCCCCTCTCTAAAATGAGAGAGGCTATGTACCACTATTCTAGGACTGTGATCCTGGTTCCAAATATTTCCATCCCTTGACCTATAATTTGTCATAAACAATAATAGAGGAACCAGTGCTGCTACGTAAAGGGCCTCATACCCTATTCATTCTCTTTATTTCACTTGGAGTAAGAGGTAGCACTGTCACAGGGGTGGTACTGGTTGATGGCATAGGAGTGGAACTAGGTGATGGCACAGGTGTAGCACTGATTTGGTTATGGTGGTTAAATACCAATTCGAAAAAGTCTGTTAGAGTGAAGTCGTTTTGAGTGATACACTTTAAGTGATGATCGTTTTTAGCGGAACTACTTGAGCGATGGGCAGTTTAAGCGATGATCGGTATGATTCTAAAAGTGATAAGATAATCTCGTTATTTAGCGGGAAACTAGAATTTAGCATTTTAAAATCAATACACTACAATTTTTCAAATATTAAGTGTATTATTAGTTAtacactaataattatttttaagtattttagtaatgttcaagttttgagaagtttgcgcatgctcactgacgacagAGTAAAATTGTGACAGTGGGGagtggtactgtcgactgtcgacgtggccagtgactggcaggtggaggtGACTGGCCggtggaggttgtgcacgtaatcaactgttcgtgcgtagttgctgaggagtgcagctgtgcactcatgcaagcaaatgttgttgatatgtagcttgtgttctttaaggtatgctattgtttgtgtaatgagatttgtaaattatggatatgtttctgttgaatagtcttatcggtattttgacattgttcctctactatagtgatgttgtattttaggatgtgttaatgtaagagctgatagaagaaattagttgatatttaatgcacgagaaatctgctgggtatcagacaggaggcattgttgtaagtgacttttgcagttaattgttactcATCTTTTAACTTGGTGGTAACGGTAATTGTGTGAtgacattattgttatgataactattagtgaaaaattatatatgtttgttcatatggtgataaggattaatgtttctgaTAGGGTGatacgtaaaaaaataataaaaaaaaaatgggtatgtttTATTGACTTCTATAgtgttacaggtcgaaattaaacgttttacgacaagctgagtttttatctggtacctgagcatacatTTCGACAACACTCATCATGGCAGATGAAGGGAAAAAGGGCAGCTCCAAGGGGGAAAATGACAGTGCTGGGATGTCACTGGAGGCACAGAAGAAGGCCAAACAGAGGAGGGGAACCGCAAAGGCAAAACTAACACGTAAGCTTGATAAGTTTCATGAGTATATGTTAGATCAAATGGCAttagaaattttagaagaaagataTGAGAGTGTTGTTAAGGCTTATGATGAAGTTGAACTAGCTAATTTGAACAGTATTGCAATTTATTAGATGAGAACTGTGATGCTCTATTGATAGAGGAGGCTAACGTTTATATCAAAGCATTAGAAGATAGAAAGTGTGCAGCTCATGTGATATTTGTGAAAGTTAAAGACGAAATGCAGgtgaaaaaagttttaaaagtaaaaccAATTGATGTGCCCAGGTTTCACGGATATGTGAGAGATTATagcaatttcaagagagatttttttAGACTAATGCAATCAAATTATGGGAAAGATCCCTTTGTGCTAAGACAGTGTCTCTCAGGAGAGGCCTTGGATACAGTTCGTGGTGCAGATCATGACTTCGATAAAATGTTTGAGCGATTACATGAATCTTTTGGGAACAGCAGAACCATTATTGATGTTGTAGTAGAGGAAATAAGGTCAATTAAACCTATTTCCGAAGGGGATAGTAAGATTTTCATTAAGATGGTTGATAAGATTGAGCAATGCTATCTTTACCTAGACCAAATGAGTTTGGCTGCAGAATTAAATACTGCTAACATGACTagccagatagaaaaactattaccaCTTACACAGAAGCGTGAATGGGTTAAGTTAGCAGAGTGTGTAGATAATCGTGACCTATTCGGAAAGTTGTTGGAATACCTTTTGAGTGAAAAGAAATCATTGAAATACCTTAATGCTAATAttagaagcaataataatattaaggctaaAGTGAATTATACCTGCACTTATGAAGATCAGTGTAGTACAAAGCAAGGAAGAGAGTCAGATGTGATGGAAAGGATAGCAGGACTTGAAAATGCTATTACAAATATCACTGACCTTTTCACTAAAATTGCAGAAGAAAATGCTGAACGGAACAGGaataagatcagtgacaacacaaGGCCGCATAGGTGCTGGTATCATGGGTCAGATGGACATGATATCTTAGACTGTACAACTTTCCAGAACTTGAGTATCAATGACAGAGTGTAAAGATGAAAGGTATTTGCTTTAATTGCCTTAAAGGTGTTCACATAGCAAGAAAATGTCTAAAGAAGTCCAGATGTTATGCTGTAGATGTTAACAATGAAACTTGTGGGAAACTCCATCATACTATTATACATGAGGGATTCATAACAGGAAATTTCTTTGTAAGTCTGAAAAGAAACGGTGTTCTATTTATGGTTAACAAGATCAAGTGTGGTAATCAGGAGTTACAAACTTTATTTAACTCGGGAGCTGATATTACAATGATCAGAAATGATGTGGCTAAGGCACTGGGACTGAAAGGGAAATGTGTCAGATTAGCTGTGACTAAATTGGGCGACAAAACTGTGACATACAGTAGTAAAGAGTATGATCTGGTTCTAACCGTCAAGGATGGGAATGATGTCAATGTTACTGCTTATGGAATCGATGACATTCCATCTCAAGTCGGTAAGGTAGATTTATCAAAAGTGAAACATTTATTCAAGGGTGTTAATGTATGTGCATTAGATAGACCTTATGGGAAAATAGATCTCCTAATTGGTTCTGATTATTTCTCTTTAATTCCAACAGTTAAGGAAACTGTGGCTGAAAATTTACAGCTCAGGGAATCACAGTTTGGAATGCGTGTGTATGGCAGTCATTCCGACATTGTTACCTTATCAGTGTTTAGGAGTAATCCAGGCATTAGCATTATTCATGTTTCCTGTACAATATCCGACTATGACATATCTGTAGAACCCGTAATTGATATTACAGCACAGATGAATAATTTCTTCACCATTGAATACTTAGGAACTGATTGTAATCCCAGATGTGGTAGTTGTCGTTGTGGAAAATGTGCAACAGGCAATGGCAATTATagtataaaagaggaaaaggagctAGCTCTTATTGAAAGTGGGTTGATGTATTACCCGGACAAAAAAGAATGGTTTGCTAAATTTCCATGGACTAAGGATCCCAAACTGTTGCAAAATAATGTATCTGTAGCTGTAGCTAGACTGAAAGGCAcagagaaaagattgatgaaactGGGTTCAGACTATGCTCAAGCTTATAATGACCAGATACTTGACATGACAAAGCGCAATGTAATTCGGAATTTATCCGATGAAGAGGTTAAAAACTATGTTGGTCCCGTCACATACATTCAGCATCATAAAGTGTTAAAACCAGGATCTGTATCAACCCCATTGAGAATTGTTTTTGATTCATCAGCAAAGTATATGGGCCAGTCTCTAAATAGTTTTTGGGCAAAGGGCCCTAATATTTTAAACTCAATGTTTGGTCTATTACTAAGATTTCGTGAAAAGGCTATAAGCATAGCCGGTGACATTAGCAAAATGTATAATTGCATTAAGGTTCCAGAATTAGAACAACATGTACATAGATTTGTTTggagaaatttgcaaagtaatcGCAAACCTGATCACTATGTAATGACATGCATGGGTTTCGGGGATAGGCCCTCAGGAATTATTGCAATGTTAGCTCTCAGACATACTGCAGAATTGTCGGTAAAAGACTTCCCATAAGCATCACGTGTGATAATGACTAATTCCTATGTAGATGACATAATCCATTCTGTTGAGAGTAAAGCTGAGGCATTTAGCCTAATCAGAGATATTGAAAATGTACTCTCTAAAGGCAGTTCTAAAATTAAACGATGGACCATTACTGGAGATAATGAGCATTCTGACTTTGAAGTGTCCCAGAATTGTAATGAAAGAATTCTTGGCCTTAACTGGCAATGCAATAAGGATgtgt from Palaemon carinicauda isolate YSFRI2023 chromosome 35, ASM3689809v2, whole genome shotgun sequence includes:
- the LOC137627250 gene encoding uncharacterized protein; its protein translation is MKGICFNCLKGVHIARKCLKKSRCYAVDVNNETCGKLHHTIIHEGFITGNFFVSLKRNGVLFMVNKIKCGNQELQTLFNSGADITMIRNDVAKALGLKGKCVRLAVTKLGDKTVTYSSKEYDLVLTVKDGNDVNVTAYGIDDIPSQVGKVDLSKVKHLFKGVNVCALDRPYGKIDLLIGSDYFSLIPTVKETVAENLQLRESQFGMRVYGSHSDIVTLSVFRSNPGISIIHVSCTISDYDISVEPVIDITAQMNNFFTIEYLGTDCNPRCGSCRCGKCATGNGNYSIKEEKELALIESGLMYYPDKKEWFAKFPWTKDPKLLQNNVSVAVARLKGTEKRLMKLGSDYAQAYNDQILDMTKRNVIRNLSDEEVKNYVGPVTYIQHHKVLKPGSVSTPLRIVFDSSAKYMGQSLNSFWAKGPNILNSMFGLLLRFREKAISIAGDISKMYNCIKVPELEQHVHRFVWRNLQSNRKPDHYVMTCMGFGDRPSGIIAMLALRHTAELSVKDFP